A segment of the Leptolyngbya sp. NIES-3755 genome:
ATGATGATCGGGCGACTCGACAAGCTTAAGGGACAGATTGGCGTAATTGCGATCGCTGCCATTCCCGGATGAATAATCGGACCATTCGCTGCTACGGTGTAACACGTCGATCCAGTAGGAGTCGATACAATCAGACCATCGCCTTGATACTGATCCACGATTTCGCCATCGATCTCCATTTCTAGAATTGATGTGATCATGCGATCGGCAGAAGCAGGTTTAATCGTCATTTCGTTCAGTGCAAGATAGCGATCGCTCATCGGTTCCAAATTTGTCCGATTCCCCTCATGTACGATCGCCTGAAGCATCATCCGTTTCTGTACAGCGAATCGATCGTTTTCCAACCGATCCCAAATTGTTTCGCTGTTAAAATCGTCCGGCGATTCGGTCAGAAATCCTAAATGCCCGCCCACATTTACCGCCAAAATGGGAATGCGATCGGCTGCCAAATTTCGAGCGGCAGACAGCGCAGTGCCATCTCCTCCAAGGATTACAGCTAAATCGATCGGAGGTGCGACCGATGCCAAAAATACGGGATACGGATTATCTTTTGGACCACTTGGACCGAGTAGAACATGACATCCGCGCTTTTCCAGGGCTTGAGCGCAAGTTTCCGCCCATTTTTTGCTCAATGGGTCGCCAGATTTATGAACGATGAGGACTTGTTTTAGCTGCACAACGATCGAGGTTCTTTCTTGCAAAACACCCCTAAATGCTAATGCAAATAGGAAAACAATTTATCCTGATGACAAAATCTAGAGTAGATTATCTTCTCTTTCTAGTTCCAAACGGTGTATGGAAAGCGTTGCGCCTCAACAAGCGCGATAATATTTAGTACACAATTCAGCCCAGTGATTAGCTAATGATTTCTCGTATTGATCAACCAGAAAGCGATCCAGTGCTTGAGCAGTTTTTAGAATTCTTAGCTGAGGATATACGCCGAAACCCTCAACAGATTCAAGCCGTAAATCCTGAGTTAGTCGATCGTCTTCGCACTTTAACCGCTGATGTAGAAGTCAGTTTAGATGCGCCCCTATTAGATCAGAATGAGTAGCGTTGTCTTTTGTGCAGGATGAATCACTCTTATTCAGATTTCAAAATAAACCCCTGTCGAATTGCATCTTCAATTAAATCGTTAACAAATTTGCCCAACACCGGAGAACCGATCGACACTGGAGCCATTCTCTTCCTCACCTGCGCCTCAGTCACATTCGCCATTTTCCAAGTGCCGCCCTGCGTATAGTAATTGTGCAATAACGGCTGAAGTCGATCGAGTGCCGCTGCAAATTGAGCATCTAATGTTTCCTTCGCCTCAAATTCTTCCCACAACGATCGCAGTTCTTTCTCTAAATTTTCCGGCAACATTCCAAACAATCGATCGGCGGCTTTTTGTTCTCGATCGCTTTGATCCTGAATTGCGATCGCATCGTAGCAAAAAGTATCGCCCGCATCGATCTCAACTAAATCGTGAATCAGCACCATTTTGAGAACGCGCAATAGATTGACTTGCGGATCAGCATATTCGGAAAGTACGATCGCCATCATTGCCAAGTGCCAGGAATGTTCCGCATCGTTTTCGCGTCTCGATTTATCCATCAATAGTGTCTGCCGAAAAACGTGCTTTAGCTGATCGATTTCGACAATAAATTGGATCTGTGATTGGAGTCTGGTCGTGGTGAGTTGCATGAAACATTCCTGAGTGTTAAACTTGCTGGACAAACGCTAGGGATAGCGTAGAATGAACAAACTAAAACCTATTTACAGCGTTTCCAAGAATTTCATTCTCTCGCTAGAATAGGTGTACCAGCCGAAGGTTGATCATGAACGTTCCACGCCTGCACCCGGATACGATCGAGCAAGTGAAACAACGTGCAGATATTGTAGACGTTGTTTCGGAACATGTTGTTCTGAAGAAACAGGGCAAAGATTTTGTCGGCTTGTGTCCGTTTCATGATGACAAGTCTCCCAGCTTCTCGGTCAGTCCGAGCAAACAGTTTTACTACTGTTTTAGTTGTGGTGCAGGCGGAAACACGATTAAGTTTCTCATGGAGTTGGGCAAACGCAATTTTAGCGAAGTCGTACTCGATTTGGCGAATAAGTACCAAGTGCCCGTTCAAACGCTGCAAGCTGAGGATCGTCAGGAGTTTCAGCGACAACAATCGGTGAGAGAGCAGCTATACGAAATTCTGGCAATTACCGCGAAGTTCTATGAACACGCTTTGCAACAGTCACAGGGCGCGGAAGCATTGGCTTATTTGAAACGCGATCGCAAACTTTCCGCTGCAACGATCCAACAGTTCCAACTCGGTTATGCTCCCGCTGGTTGGGAAACACTGTCTAAATATCTAGTGGAGCAGAAACGCTATCCAGTTGCATTAGTGGAAAAGGCTGGATTGTTGATTCCGCGTAAATCGGGAGAAGGATACTACGATCGATTCCGCAATCGTTTAATGGTTCCAATTCATGATTCGCAAGGTCGCGTGATCGGGTTTGGTGGAAGAACATTAAGCGATGAACAGCCGAAGTATTTGAACTCTCCTGAAACCGATTTGTTTGATAAAGGAAAGACGCTGTTCGGATTGGACAAAGCGAAAGGTGCGATCGCAAAACAAGATCAAGCCGTAGTGGTTGAAGGCTATTTCGATGTGATTGCGCTTCATGCTGCTGGAGTTACCAATGCGGTTGCATCTTTGGGAACTGCTCTGAGTGTGGCGCAAGTGAAACAGCTATTACGCTACACCGAGTCCAAACGAGTGGTGTTTAACTTTGATGCCGATCGTGCTGGAGTACAAGCCGCAGAAAGAGCGATCGGAGAAATTGCAAATCTCGCTTATCAAGGAGAAGTTCAGCTTCGGATCTTGAACATTCCTGATGGGAAAGATCCAGATGACTATCTCAAGAATCATCCTGCACAGGACTATCAAAATTTGCTCGATCGTTCTCCTCTGTGGCTCGATTGGCAAATTGAACAAGCAATCCTCAATCAAGATCTGAAACAATCCGATCAATTTCAACAAGCAGTTACCGCGATCGTATCTTTACTCGGAAACTTACCAAATCCTGCACTTAGGACACATTACATTCACTACTGTGCAGAGCTACTAAGTCAGGGAAATAGTCGCTTAACTCAGCAAATT
Coding sequences within it:
- a CDS encoding Predicted hydrolases of HD superfamily protein (similar to AA sequence:cyanobase_aa:LBDG_44700), with translation MQLTTTRLQSQIQFIVEIDQLKHVFRQTLLMDKSRRENDAEHSWHLAMMAIVLSEYADPQVNLLRVLKMVLIHDLVEIDAGDTFCYDAIAIQDQSDREQKAADRLFGMLPENLEKELRSLWEEFEAKETLDAQFAAALDRLQPLLHNYYTQGGTWKMANVTEAQVRKRMAPVSIGSPVLGKFVNDLIEDAIRQGFILKSE
- a CDS encoding hypothetical protein (HtaR suppressor protein homolog;~similar to AA sequence:cyanobase_aa:slr0724), with the translated sequence MISRIDQPESDPVLEQFLEFLAEDIRRNPQQIQAVNPELVDRLRTLTADVEVSLDAPLLDQNE
- a CDS encoding hypothetical protein (DNA primase catalytic core, N-terminal domain family;~similar to AA sequence:cyanobase_aa:LBDG_44690), encoding MNVPRLHPDTIEQVKQRADIVDVVSEHVVLKKQGKDFVGLCPFHDDKSPSFSVSPSKQFYYCFSCGAGGNTIKFLMELGKRNFSEVVLDLANKYQVPVQTLQAEDRQEFQRQQSVREQLYEILAITAKFYEHALQQSQGAEALAYLKRDRKLSAATIQQFQLGYAPAGWETLSKYLVEQKRYPVALVEKAGLLIPRKSGEGYYDRFRNRLMVPIHDSQGRVIGFGGRTLSDEQPKYLNSPETDLFDKGKTLFGLDKAKGAIAKQDQAVVVEGYFDVIALHAAGVTNAVASLGTALSVAQVKQLLRYTESKRVVFNFDADRAGVQAAERAIGEIANLAYQGEVQLRILNIPDGKDPDDYLKNHPAQDYQNLLDRSPLWLDWQIEQAILNQDLKQSDQFQQAVTAIVSLLGNLPNPALRTHYIHYCAELLSQGNSRLTQQIEENLRLQVRGQRWHGRSQKWQTPSDRNLLEECESQLLRLYLHAPEYRIQVRTAIDSQDLEFSMSHHRFLWRQIRDIEQDNLDGDLFEALRDRTHDFPREMSQVFSLFELDEKTNRDILRAPLVIRSATAGIERVMCEKRYRHFLDLWEKTDLSTTPDLGQFYQQKAYVEKQRIAELDRLRQVSFVDLVQAPIAVD
- a CDS encoding inorganic polyphosphate/ATP-NAD kinase (similar to AA sequence:cyanobase_aa:LBDG_35560), with product MQERTSIVVQLKQVLIVHKSGDPLSKKWAETCAQALEKRGCHVLLGPSGPKDNPYPVFLASVAPPIDLAVILGGDGTALSAARNLAADRIPILAVNVGGHLGFLTESPDDFNSETIWDRLENDRFAVQKRMMLQAIVHEGNRTNLEPMSDRYLALNEMTIKPASADRMITSILEMEIDGEIVDQYQGDGLIVSTPTGSTCYTVAANGPIIHPGMAAIAITPICPLSLSSRPIIIPQGSVVSIWPLADYELSTKLWMDGVLATSIWPGQRVDIRMAEEEAHFIVLREDYSYYKTLREKLQWAGARIHYNNNHRN